The genome window CTGTTGATTTAGCATCAAGTATTCACAGAAGTTATAAAGTGGAAACTAAAACTCCACTTATCCTTGAAGCAACTAGACTTCAATAATTAACTATTTAAATTTTAATTATTAAAAAATATTAATTCTTAAAAAATATTAGTTATTAAAAAATATTAATTATTAAAATATTTAATTAAAGAAGTATTAGATAACTAATACTTATCTTAATTAATTAAATTCCATTAATTATTAAAAAATATTTAATATAATATAAATAATAGCTAAAACAAATATTAGAATGTTATTTATCATATCCTTTGATAAAAATAAATCTTAAATTAAAAATTATTATTAGGTGAATTTTATGGTTACTTATTCAGAATCTGGTGTAGATATCGATCTTGAAGCATTAACTGTTTCAAAATTAGCTTCAAAATTACAGCCAACATTAGAATACAGAAATATTATTACTGATAGTGGACATTTTGCAGCATTAGTAGAGCTTGGTGATAAAGCTATTGCTATGAGCACTGATGGTGTAGGAAGTAAAATATTAGTTGCAAAAATGATGGAAAAATATGATACCGTTGGAATTGATATGATTGCAATGGTAGTTAATGATATTCTTTGTGTAGGTGCAGAACCTATTGCATTAGTAGACTACTTAGCAGTTGAAGAACCAGATCCAAAAATAGCTGAAGAAATTGCAGACGGTCTTGTTCAAGGAGCAAAAGAATCTCAAATTGCAATTATTGGTGGAGAAACAGCTTCCCTTCCAGGTATTGTTAAAGACTTTGACTTAGCAGGAACTGGAATTGGTTTTGTAGATAAAGATAAAATCATTACAGGTGAAGATATTCAAGAAGGAGATATTCTCATTGGACTTAGAAGTAGTGGAATTCACAGCAATGGTTTAAGCTTAGCAAGAAAAGCAATATTTGAAGATGGCGGTTACACTGTAGATGATAAAATGCCAAATTCAGATATTAGCATCGGTGAAGAATTATTAAAGCCCACCCAATTATATGTTAAAGCTATTGTTGAATTATTAAAACATGACTTTAATATTAAAGGCTTAGCTCATATGACTGGTGGCGGAGTAAATAACCTTTCAAGACTTAAAAAAGGTATTGGATTTGATATAACTGATTATCCAGAACCACAAGACATTTTTAAATTAATATACCAACAAGGGGTTCCTTTAGAAGAAATGTATAAAGTTTTCAATATGGGAATTGGATTTACTGTTATTGCAAGCCCTGAAGAAGCTGATGCAGTTGTAGAAGCATTAAATGAAAATATTGAAACTTATAAGGTAGGAACAGTTACTAGTGAAGAAAAAATAACTGTTAAAACCTTTGAAGGAACTGTAATTGACTATTGAAAATAAAAAAATAAACATAAATTCTAATAATAATTTTAAAAATGAATTTAAAAACATTAATTGTTAATTAAGAATAATTTTTAAAAAAAATATATTAAATAAAAATTACAATTAAAAATAATTTTTATAAACATGAATAAAAATTACAATTATTTCAACAAATACCAATCATTGATAGGAGTGAAAATATGAAGATTAGTGTTGAAAAAGAAAGAGAACTTGTTAATGAAATTTTAATTAAAATCGGAGTAAAAGAAGAACATGCAAAAATAATTGCAGATGCAACATTAGACTCTGATTTAAAAGGTTTCACTTCACATGGACTCGGTAGATTCCCACAATACATAAGAGGAATTAATAAGGGTTTTATCGAAACTGAGGGTGAATTTGAAATTGTTAAAGAAACTGATTCTGTTGCTTTAATCGATGGAAAAAATCTCTTTGGACAATATGTCGCACATGAAGCTATGAGTCTAGCAATTAAAAAAGCAAAAGAAAGTGGTATTGGTGCAGTAGGTGCATTTAATTCTAACCACTTTGGAGTAACTGGATATTATTCTGATTTAGCTATTAGAAATGATATGATTGGTATTGTAATATGTAACACTGACCCTGGAGTAGCACCTTTAGGTGGTAAAAAAGCTATTCTTGGAACAAACCCTATAGCTATAGGAATCCCTTCTGAAACTTATATTGCAGTTGATATGGCAACTTCTGTAAGTGCTAGAGGAAAATTATTAGAAGCTAAAAGAAAAGGGGAAGAAATTCCTCCAGATACTGCCATTGATAAGGATGGAAAACCAACTACTAATCCTGAAGCTGCTTTAGAAGGTACCATTCTTCCATTTGGTGGAGTGAAAGGATATGCTTTAAGCTTTATGATTGAAATTATGTGTGGGCCACTTGTAAATGCAGCATTTGGTACTAAAGTAACTGGTACTGCAGGAGATTATAAAGAAGATTGTAATAAAGGAGATTTATTTATTGCAATTAATCCTGAACAATTTGTTTCAATAGACAAATTTAAAGAAGAAGTCGAAGAATTCGTCAAAGAAGTTAGAGAATCTGGAAACACATTTGTACCGGGGGATTTAGAAGTTAAAAGAATTGCTGAAAATGAGAAAAACGGATTGCCAATAGATGAAAAACTATACGAAACCTTAAAAGAAATCTGTGATAATTTAGAAATTGATTTAGACAGTTATTTAACTGATTAAGCAAATTTTAAAAAAAAATTTGATTAAAACTTTTTCTATTTTATTTTTTACTATTTTTAACTTTTACTATTTTTTAGCTGAGTATTTTTTATATTTTTTTTACATTAACTTACTCTATAAGTTTACTAATTTTATAACTTTATAATTTCAGCATATACTAACAATTTATGAATTTTATGAATTTTTTAAATATTCAAATTTTTTCTAATATAATAATTTCAGCTATTTTTCTATTTGGCAAATAAAAAGCTGATAAAAAAATTCTAAAATTTTAACAACGAACATCCATTATAATTTTAATAATAAAAGCTCATTAAAATATAGTTTTAATTAAAAAGTATTAAATTAATTAAGCATATCTTCAAAATACTAAAAGCATGAATAATATTATAATACTTGCTAATATTGTATATGCATCACAGAAGTGAAAAATGACAAAATAGTTAAAAAGTGAAAAAACAATTTTATGGATATGTGCAAATATGAAAAATAGAAAACATGAATAATTGAAATTATGAAATTTTGAAAATGTGAAAAAATAGAAAAATAAATTTTAAATAAAACTAAAAAATAGAAAAATAGAAAAATAAATTTTAAAGAAAACTAAAAAATAAAAAAATTAGATTGCACAGGAAGGTTTAAATCCTAAATTATTTAATAATGTATCAAGACCTTTCTCAGCCATAACAACATCATCAACTAAACAAAATATTCCCAGCTTACCTTCTTCAATTAAGCTTGAAAGTTTACTTGCATCATCTAAAAGTTCTAATGCATCATCTTCAGCTACTGTAAAGAATAAATCAGTTTCCATCATATTAATAGAACTATTTACATTAAACTTAGAATTAATAACTCCTTCTTTTCTTTCAATTAATAAAAAATTCTTATCAGTTTCACCAACAAAGAAAGCAATTTTAGTATCTGGATTTAAAACTGCAAAATAATGTTCTGATTCCTTTACAAATTTATCCCATAAACCCTTATCATGAATTTTATCTGGTTTTATCATAACATCACCTCAATGAATAGATAAATTAAATAAATTATTCTAACTCAATTTCATTAATCTTATTTTCAATAGTATTTTTAACTATTTTTACACAGATTTCCCCTTCATCATCTAATCTTGCAGCATCATTAGCTTTGTATTCTGTTTCAGCTAAAATGTCTCCAACATTAAGTTCATCAATAACATCTACACCTTTATCTTTTAAAATTTTACCAACACAATTACCTTCACAACCATTGATTGCTAAAATAGGATACTTATTAAGTACTCTTGTAAAACCTTCAACATCTGCTGAAGTTGAACCCATACAAATAGATACAATCTCATGATCATCAATAGCTAAGTCATGAACTGCAACTCTTGCTACTAAACCATTTGGACTCATTCCACTACATGCTGCTAAAGCAAATTCTTCTTCCATAACTACACTTCCTCTTTTAGTTTAATTATTTAATTTAATATTTAATTTATTACTTAATTATTTAATTTAATATTTAATTATATAAATATTAGTTATTTAATAGAAATAAATTTTTATGATTTAACTTTTATTCTTTCTTCATTTCAGGAAGATATTTAGCATAGAACCCATCAGTATCTGCATAAATCACCTTAAAACCATAAGCTTCAGCTTCTTCCATAGCTTTTTTAATATGTTGACGCCCCCATGCTGTAATAGCTTGAGCACATTCAAAGGAATACCAACGGAATCTTAAAAATCCATAAACTCCATACATTGTATTAGCTAAGCGTTTTAAAGCTTGCTGTTGAACACTTAAACTCTTTTTTAAAACTGGATTATCTGTTGCTTTCATTTTATTTTTAACAGCAAAACGTTCATTTAAAATATCTTCTAAAGCAGAAGGAATAAAACCTTGAGGTTCTTTTTTAAATTTAAAAAAGTGTTCTGGTGAGATATAATAATCTTCATCATTATCCATATCTGAAGATAACTCTTCCTCTTTAATATTATCTATATCATCATAACCTGTTTCAAAATCTTCAAATTTAGTATTGTGAGAGTTATTTTCTTTTACTAAAACATCTGGAGAGATATTTTTTGAAATAATCAAGGTAGGGTACAGGCTTTTAAAATCGAATTGTACTAAATTTTCATGTAGGCCAATTTCAGGTTCTTTAACATAACCTCCAACATTGCTTCCTCTCTCTTTAATATTTTTCATAGTCATATTCGGTTTATTTGGAACCACTTCATCTACTTCATAAGCCTTTCTAACTAAATACCATTCTGCTTGCTGGCCTGTTGCCATACGAGTTACATCAACAAAAGGTTGTCCCACTATACGAGTTAACTCTAAGTTTAATGGTAAAGTTTCTTGAGCTATTTTTAAAGTAGATACTACATCATCTAGAGAATATTTAAATAAATTTTTAAGTTCATTACCGCCATTGTCCCAGAATTCATAAATTCTATCTCCTGGAACATCTATCTTTTCTTCTCCAAAGAACTCAAAGTAAACTCTTTCTAAAGTATACCTATCAAGAGACATGTATCTTCTCATAACTAAATACAAATCAACATGTAAAAGACCTTTAAATGTAGCTGCATTATTAAATCCTCTTCTTATAAATTTAATATTAGATCCATCTAGACCTAAATCTAAATCAATACCCCATATTTTTGCTCTGTCTTTAAGATATGGAAAGTCAAATAAATCAGAGTTATAACCAATAATAATATCGATATTATTTTCCTTTACAGTTTTAATAAATGATTCAATCATTTCCTTCTCAGAATCAACCTTTTCTATAAAACACATTTCAGAATCGTTAGAAAATTCATCTCCTTTAGTAGATATTACTTTCCTAATTCCCACATTGCTGTCGATACCAATCATAATGATTTCATCTTCCTCAGGATTAGGCATACCATGAGGGTTTCTAACTTCCAAATCAAAACTCATCATCCTAAATTGTTGAAAGTCCGTGTTTGCAGTTTTAGGAGGCTCAGAGAGTTTAAAAATTTCAAGAGAGTCATTGTTAGAGTTTATTGTTTCAAAAGAATCTATAAGTTCTCCTTCCAATTCTAATTCAGCCATAGGAACTAATGCATTATCTATCAAATAGCGTCTATAAAAAGGAATATCATGTTCTCTCAATTGTTTTACAGAATCTAAATCCCAAATAATATCCCTGTATTTTGGAACATCTTGAGGATGGGTGAAACTAATTTTAATAAATTCAGTTGGAACTTGAAAATCTTTTTTAATTACCTTTTCAAGTTTAGTAAATTCTAAATTTCCATTTCTCTTAAGTTCTTCTAAATCTTTAATAGATTTATCAATATTACCAGAAGGTAAAATATACAAATAAGGAACAAAAGAGTCATCTAAAGCAATTAAATCATTAGAATTTTCTCCTTTTACTTTACCAAATAAGCGCATAACTGGTTTTTCTTCATAAGTAATATAATCAATATCTAAAAGAACAATGTTTCTTTTTACCATCCTATCAACCTAATAAATATTTATATACAATTTTAAATCTAAGTTGTTATTTACTACATTAAACTATTTAATCACTTTCTAATTTAAGATTTTCCAGCTCTTCTTTAAGAGATTTAATAACTGCATAAGTTATTCCTAAAATTAAAGGCCCTAAAATAAAACCAACTATTCCAAAAACATAAGGACCTGCCATAAATCCTACTAAAAGGATTAAAGAATGAATATCTGCATATTTACCTGCTAAAGCTGGACGTATGTACATATCACTTAAACTAAGTACAAATCCCCAAAGTATTGTAAGAACTGCTTGAAGGATGTTTCCAGTTACAAAAACGTCATAAGCTGCTAAAGTCCAGTAAACTGGCCATGGCCCAAAAATAGGAATTAATTGAAGCACTCCAGTAATAACACCCAATAATAATGCAAATTTATATCCTAAAAGGGCATAGCCAACACCTCCCATAATTCCAATAATTACAGCAGTTAAAAAGTGGCCATAAAAAATACTTTTTAAAACATTAGCAATCTCATCAATAGTTTTATCAAAGAATTCTTTGTGAGTATCTGGAATAAATGCAAATAAATAATCCCAAAAACTGTCTCCATCCTTAGCAAAGTAATAAATTGAACAGAATAATACAAATAATTGTATTATAACATTGGAAAAGCTTTTAACTAAATTTACAATAGATCTTAATAAATAGGATAAACCTTCTTGTAAATATGAAGATAATGAATTTAAAAAGTTTTGTGCAGTTAATTGTGCATCAACTGGTAAACTTTGAACAAGATTTGTAATCCCCTGTTCTAAAGTTAAATCACTTCCACTTGTAGCAGTATTTGAAGCAAGAAACATTGTAGCAAAGTTAGAAATTTCCCAAAATATATATCCGAATAATAAAATTAAGGGAATAACTACAACGATCATTGCTAAAATAATGGATATTGAAGGATATTTTAATTTATACTGTATTCTACCAGCAACTGGTCTAATACCATAAGCTATCATTGCACCTAGCAATATCATATTTAAAACTGGAGCAATAGTAAAAAATGAAAGTACCAACAAGATAATTATAATAAATATATGTAAACTATATTTATTTTCACTAAGATTAAACATTTTATCAGTTAAATAATTATGATTTTTTCTACAATAAATGAAATTAAATAATATTTTATCACTTAATAATTATGACTTTTCCACAAATAAATGAAATTAAATAATATTTTATCACTTAATAATTTTATAAACATTATTTCATAAATTTAGAAATATTCTCTTAAGCCAGATGCAGTTCTATGGTATTTTCCAAACTCAACAATTTCAGAAATCTGGTCAGATGAGAAAACAGGTCCCTCTGCACATATTCTCCAACCAGTATTGTCAACACAACAGTGTCCACAAACACCAATAGCACATTTCATATAACGTTCCATAGAGTATTCCCCATCAATCATATGAGTTTCTAAGCTACCATATAATGGCCTCATCATAACTTCAGGACCACAAACAACAGCCCAATCATATTCTTTATGTTCAATTAATTCAAGAACCCTATGAGTTGCAAAACCTTTAAAGCCACAAGATCCATCATCAGTACAAGTGTAAACATTAGCTCCTCTTGCTTCTAAACGTTTATCAAATAATAATTCTGACTTTGTTTGTGCAGCACAAACAACATCTACTTGGGCTTTATTTTTTAAAGCTTCTTCAGTGAAAAAAGCTATAGGAGCCATGCCAACTCCTCCGCCAATAGCTAAAACCCTTATATCCCTTAAATCAGTGTCAAAACCATTTCCATAAGGTCCTCTAAGACCTAATTTCTCACCTTCTTTTAGTGAATGTAAATTTTCACTAAATTTCCCTACTTTTTTAACAGTTATACCAAGTTCTCCTTTAGCAACATCAATATAAGAAATAGACATTGGTTTTTCGTCATTAAAATTCCATACCATAATAAATTGACCAGGATATGGAATATTTTCACCAACCATAGTCCAATCAAAAATAAAAGTTTTAATTGTAGGGGTTTCCTCTATAATCTTTTTTATCTCTATAACTTGAGGTACATTCATTTTATCACCAAAACCTTATACAAAACACGAAACAATATACAATCCCATAGCAAAAAACTATATTAAAATTTAAAGCCCTAGTTATTCTTTATGAGCAAAACCTACCATATCACTAATTGAATTAAATTCACTTTCTTCTATAAAGTCTTCTAAATCACTTGTAATTCTTCCAAATATTTCAGGGCCTTCATACATTATAGAAGTTCCAATTTGAACGGCACTTGCACCAGCATATAAAAATTCTATAACATCTGTATAATTACGTATTCCGCCAACACCAACAATTGGAATCTCAGTTCCCTCATATACATCATAAACACAACGAACTGCTATAGGTTTAATTGCAGGTCCACTCATTCCACCAAATTTATTAGCAAGTATTGGATTTCCAGTTACTATATCAATTTTCATACCTGGACCTAAAGAATTAATTAAAGTTAAACCATCTGCCCCTCCTTCTTCAGCTGCAACTGCAATTTCTAAAATATCTGTTACATTTGGAGTTAATTTTGCAAGGATTGGAATATCAACAGCTTCTTTAACTGCTTTTACAACATTACGAGTTAATTCTGGATTTTGACCAATAGATGCACCATAACCTTCCATAGCATGAGGGCAAGATACATTTAATTCTATAATATCAACTAAATCTTCTACTTTTCCTGCAACATATGCAAACTCTTCAGGGTTTGCACCATAAATAGAAGCAATTGATTTACCTATTATACGATTAACTGATTCTAACTCATCAATAAAAGCTTCTACCCCTGGACTTGAAAGTCCAATTGCATTGATTATACCTCCTTCTACAGCAACAGTAGTCGGATTTCTATAACCATCGTTTGGTTCTTTTGAAAATGATTTAGATACAACAGCACCAGCACCGGATTTTAAAATCCAATTAAGAGAAGATGCATGACTTCCTAATACTCCTGCAGCAAGCATTAATGGATTTTTTAATTTAATACCGCATAATTGAGTTTTTAACATGAATAACCTCCCATAAAAACATATAAACTTGATAAATTAACTTAATTATTTAAGAAATTTTCTAATTATTCTAATTCAATAACTAAAAATTTCTACATTCTTAGATTATAAAACTCTATACTACTTTAATATATGAAAACTATAAGATATAAAATATTTGATTTTCAGCTAAAAATTTTAAATTAACTAAAAATTTTAAAAAACTGAGAAAAAATTACCAAATAAATAGAAAAACACCTCCGCCAACTCCCTATTAAATGTAAAATATATTAGAAATAAAAATTAAAGATAAGATTATGGAATTTTATATAACACAATGTATTGCAGGATTTATTGCATTTGATGAAAATTTTCAAATAGCTAAATACAAATTATTTAAAGAAGATGAAATAGTTTCAAATCTTATTAAAATAGAAGAAAATGAGATTTTAGAAGAAGAAATTGAATTAATAAATGAATTAGAATTGGATTCTCTTGGTGAAAATAAAATTATTATAGAAACTACTAAAAGAAGATTTCAATATAAAGAACTTAAAAACTTTGAAGATATTGAAATTAAAACACCTAATAAAGGTGGGGAATACTTAAGAAATAATTTATATGATGTTTTAGAAAAAATTAGATTTGGCTATAATAAAGAATATATTATTCAAACTTATGAAAGATTAGCTATTGAGCAAATTAAAAAATCATCACAGGAAGAAGATAAACTTTTAATACAGGCAATAAACTCTGTAGATGATGTTGATGAATCAATTAGCAAATTAGTTGAACGTATTCGTGACTGGTACACTATTTATTTCCCAGAAATGGATACAATAACCAATAATGAAACTTATATCAAATTAATAGCTGAAAGTGAAGATAGAGAGGATATAATAGAAAGCTTTAAGGATCAATTTAAAGATGATGTAGAGTATAGTAGTGGAGCAGACATTGAGGAATACGACTTATTAATGTTAAAAAGCTTTGCAGAATCTATTTATTCACTTCAAAATTCAAGAAAAGAACTTGAAATTTATATCGATTCTAAAATGGAAGAAATTGCCCCTAATTTAAGAGATTTATTAGGTGCTACATTAGGTGCAAAATTAATTGCCCATATTGGAAGTATAAAAAGATTAGCTACTTATCCTGCAAGTGTTATCCAAATAATGGGTGCTGAAAAGGCAATATTTAGACATTTAAAAACTGGAGAACGCCCGCCAAAACACGGCTTAATATTCCAACACCCTAGTGTACGTGGTGCAAAATGGTGGAATAGAGGAAAGATAGCTAGAAATTTAGCTTTAAAAATCACATTTGCAGTTAGAAAAGATGTTTTTAGTGGAGAATATGATTCAAGTATTGCAGAAGACTACTTGAAAAAATTAGAAGAAATTGAAAAAGAAAATCCTTTCCCTAAAAAAACAAGCCAAAAAAGAGCCAAAGAAAGAAGAAACGAAAAAGGCAAGGGAAAGGTAAAACCTAAAAAATACAAAGGAAATAAAAAGAATAAGAAAAATAGAAAAAGAAGAAAATAAGAAAATAAGAAAAATAGAAAAAAGAAGAAAATAAGAAAATAAAAAGAATAAAAAAATGATAAAAATAGATAAAAATATAAATAAAT of Methanobrevibacter olleyae contains these proteins:
- a CDS encoding dihydroorotate dehydrogenase; its protein translation is MLKTQLCGIKLKNPLMLAAGVLGSHASSLNWILKSGAGAVVSKSFSKEPNDGYRNPTTVAVEGGIINAIGLSSPGVEAFIDELESVNRIIGKSIASIYGANPEEFAYVAGKVEDLVDIIELNVSCPHAMEGYGASIGQNPELTRNVVKAVKEAVDIPILAKLTPNVTDILEIAVAAEEGGADGLTLINSLGPGMKIDIVTGNPILANKFGGMSGPAIKPIAVRCVYDVYEGTEIPIVGVGGIRNYTDVIEFLYAGASAVQIGTSIMYEGPEIFGRITSDLEDFIEESEFNSISDMVGFAHKE
- a CDS encoding DNA-directed DNA polymerase — its product is MVKRNIVLLDIDYITYEEKPVMRLFGKVKGENSNDLIALDDSFVPYLYILPSGNIDKSIKDLEELKRNGNLEFTKLEKVIKKDFQVPTEFIKISFTHPQDVPKYRDIIWDLDSVKQLREHDIPFYRRYLIDNALVPMAELELEGELIDSFETINSNNDSLEIFKLSEPPKTANTDFQQFRMMSFDLEVRNPHGMPNPEEDEIIMIGIDSNVGIRKVISTKGDEFSNDSEMCFIEKVDSEKEMIESFIKTVKENNIDIIIGYNSDLFDFPYLKDRAKIWGIDLDLGLDGSNIKFIRRGFNNAATFKGLLHVDLYLVMRRYMSLDRYTLERVYFEFFGEEKIDVPGDRIYEFWDNGGNELKNLFKYSLDDVVSTLKIAQETLPLNLELTRIVGQPFVDVTRMATGQQAEWYLVRKAYEVDEVVPNKPNMTMKNIKERGSNVGGYVKEPEIGLHENLVQFDFKSLYPTLIISKNISPDVLVKENNSHNTKFEDFETGYDDIDNIKEEELSSDMDNDEDYYISPEHFFKFKKEPQGFIPSALEDILNERFAVKNKMKATDNPVLKKSLSVQQQALKRLANTMYGVYGFLRFRWYSFECAQAITAWGRQHIKKAMEEAEAYGFKVIYADTDGFYAKYLPEMKKE
- a CDS encoding putative zinc-binding protein; its protein translation is MEEEFALAACSGMSPNGLVARVAVHDLAIDDHEIVSICMGSTSADVEGFTRVLNKYPILAINGCEGNCVGKILKDKGVDVIDELNVGDILAETEYKANDAARLDDEGEICVKIVKNTIENKINEIELE
- the comC gene encoding L-sulfolactate dehydrogenase, producing MKISVEKERELVNEILIKIGVKEEHAKIIADATLDSDLKGFTSHGLGRFPQYIRGINKGFIETEGEFEIVKETDSVALIDGKNLFGQYVAHEAMSLAIKKAKESGIGAVGAFNSNHFGVTGYYSDLAIRNDMIGIVICNTDPGVAPLGGKKAILGTNPIAIGIPSETYIAVDMATSVSARGKLLEAKRKGEEIPPDTAIDKDGKPTTNPEAALEGTILPFGGVKGYALSFMIEIMCGPLVNAAFGTKVTGTAGDYKEDCNKGDLFIAINPEQFVSIDKFKEEVEEFVKEVRESGNTFVPGDLEVKRIAENEKNGLPIDEKLYETLKEICDNLEIDLDSYLTD
- the purM gene encoding phosphoribosylformylglycinamidine cyclo-ligase, yielding MVTYSESGVDIDLEALTVSKLASKLQPTLEYRNIITDSGHFAALVELGDKAIAMSTDGVGSKILVAKMMEKYDTVGIDMIAMVVNDILCVGAEPIALVDYLAVEEPDPKIAEEIADGLVQGAKESQIAIIGGETASLPGIVKDFDLAGTGIGFVDKDKIITGEDIQEGDILIGLRSSGIHSNGLSLARKAIFEDGGYTVDDKMPNSDISIGEELLKPTQLYVKAIVELLKHDFNIKGLAHMTGGGVNNLSRLKKGIGFDITDYPEPQDIFKLIYQQGVPLEEMYKVFNMGIGFTVIASPEEADAVVEALNENIETYKVGTVTSEEKITVKTFEGTVIDY
- a CDS encoding NOP5/NOP56 family protein; the encoded protein is MEFYITQCIAGFIAFDENFQIAKYKLFKEDEIVSNLIKIEENEILEEEIELINELELDSLGENKIIIETTKRRFQYKELKNFEDIEIKTPNKGGEYLRNNLYDVLEKIRFGYNKEYIIQTYERLAIEQIKKSSQEEDKLLIQAINSVDDVDESISKLVERIRDWYTIYFPEMDTITNNETYIKLIAESEDREDIIESFKDQFKDDVEYSSGADIEEYDLLMLKSFAESIYSLQNSRKELEIYIDSKMEEIAPNLRDLLGATLGAKLIAHIGSIKRLATYPASVIQIMGAEKAIFRHLKTGERPPKHGLIFQHPSVRGAKWWNRGKIARNLALKITFAVRKDVFSGEYDSSIAEDYLKKLEEIEKENPFPKKTSQKRAKERRNEKGKGKVKPKKYKGNKKNKKNRKRRK
- a CDS encoding dihydroorotate dehydrogenase electron transfer subunit, which encodes MNVPQVIEIKKIIEETPTIKTFIFDWTMVGENIPYPGQFIMVWNFNDEKPMSISYIDVAKGELGITVKKVGKFSENLHSLKEGEKLGLRGPYGNGFDTDLRDIRVLAIGGGVGMAPIAFFTEEALKNKAQVDVVCAAQTKSELLFDKRLEARGANVYTCTDDGSCGFKGFATHRVLELIEHKEYDWAVVCGPEVMMRPLYGSLETHMIDGEYSMERYMKCAIGVCGHCCVDNTGWRICAEGPVFSSDQISEIVEFGKYHRTASGLREYF
- a CDS encoding AI-2E family transporter, which produces MFNLSENKYSLHIFIIIILLVLSFFTIAPVLNMILLGAMIAYGIRPVAGRIQYKLKYPSISIILAMIVVVIPLILLFGYIFWEISNFATMFLASNTATSGSDLTLEQGITNLVQSLPVDAQLTAQNFLNSLSSYLQEGLSYLLRSIVNLVKSFSNVIIQLFVLFCSIYYFAKDGDSFWDYLFAFIPDTHKEFFDKTIDEIANVLKSIFYGHFLTAVIIGIMGGVGYALLGYKFALLLGVITGVLQLIPIFGPWPVYWTLAAYDVFVTGNILQAVLTILWGFVLSLSDMYIRPALAGKYADIHSLILLVGFMAGPYVFGIVGFILGPLILGITYAVIKSLKEELENLKLESD